In Clostridium sp. DL-VIII, the following proteins share a genomic window:
- a CDS encoding MarR family transcriptional regulator: MEKKCIIAKLNMISDASNKFLTRKIKEEQLSILQNHAMLFNILPEDGSKLLFNEIASTWKISKSSLSDIINKYENQGLIKKCVCDSDKRSVYISLASKGIYVKQKLQGVEQEFLNLLLEDFDQEQRTTFEDDIDKALKNIIKML; this comes from the coding sequence ATGGAAAAGAAATGTATCATAGCAAAATTAAATATGATTAGTGACGCATCTAATAAATTTTTGACAAGAAAAATAAAAGAGGAGCAGTTATCTATATTACAAAATCATGCTATGCTATTTAATATCTTACCAGAAGATGGCTCAAAGCTTCTTTTTAATGAAATAGCTAGCACATGGAAAATATCAAAATCTTCTTTATCTGATATAATAAACAAATATGAAAATCAAGGATTAATAAAAAAGTGTGTTTGTGATTCAGATAAAAGAAGCGTATATATCAGCTTAGCTTCTAAAGGTATATATGTAAAGCAAAAGCTTCAAGGTGTGGAACAGGAGTTCCTGAATTTATTATTAGAAGATTTTGATCAGGAGCAAAGGACAACTTTTGAGGATGATATAGATAAAGCTCTTAAAAATATAATAAAAATGCTTTAA
- a CDS encoding NifU family protein has product MKELVIKSLEKIRPMLQRDGGDVELVDVSSNGIVSVKMQGACGNCPGAMMTIKGIIEQRLKEEVPGVTEVIGV; this is encoded by the coding sequence ATGAAAGAATTAGTAATAAAGTCATTAGAGAAGATTAGACCAATGCTACAAAGAGATGGTGGGGATGTTGAACTAGTTGACGTAAGCAGTAATGGAATAGTAAGTGTAAAAATGCAAGGAGCTTGTGGAAATTGTCCAGGAGCAATGATGACAATAAAGGGTATTATAGAGCAAAGATTAAAGGAAGAAGTGCCAGGAGTTACAGAAGTAATAGGTGTTTAG
- a CDS encoding methyl-accepting chemotaxis protein yields MFNSIRKRLVFNFVLIAAIIILICTSFFTYQMINGIQNQMKADGITLVNNIRANIEKVGIKNIDKIQDIIDATYEYADGGLWYIGITGKDKTLIAGTSKDSIGEKIDSSGASSVFEGNTDSYIDEWQGKPAYNVSVPIKDGNSVVYSLSIGISVDNMQKVIRTTIIKSIICAIAALILSAIMGIFIGRRIAKPIEIIKEAIERAGDGDFTVEYEITGKDEIGKLAAASAKTRKSMRELVRKTKVISESLSNLSKNIESGGSTVALSSEEIAASAVNVSQEGIQQAEDLEEAVRLLESFSIDLDNVDNNLTLLADGGRTIKEDTNKGAEAINKLADSIDDMLNSFLASKVKIENLDKTISQINSIVDVINGVAKQTNLLALNASIEAARAGEAGKGFSVVAEEIRKLAEEVLNSSKSITKLINTVMKETHEVSSTTELVTQIVEDSRANINNVTTSFKGVISKVNNIPSDINKVHMVLKETMNGRDKILGTVENIASKSQEISSLSEEVTASTEEQAAITNELSVTAKKLVNISKVLEKNVSDFKI; encoded by the coding sequence ATGTTTAACTCTATAAGAAAAAGACTGGTTTTTAATTTCGTTTTAATTGCAGCAATAATAATTTTAATTTGTACATCTTTTTTTACATATCAAATGATAAATGGAATACAAAATCAGATGAAAGCCGACGGAATTACTTTGGTTAACAATATAAGAGCAAACATTGAGAAAGTAGGAATAAAAAACATAGATAAAATACAGGATATAATAGATGCTACATATGAATATGCAGATGGTGGATTGTGGTATATAGGTATAACAGGAAAAGATAAAACGCTTATTGCAGGTACATCAAAGGATTCCATTGGCGAAAAAATAGATTCATCAGGAGCTAGCAGTGTATTTGAAGGTAATACAGATTCATATATAGATGAATGGCAGGGAAAGCCTGCGTATAATGTAAGTGTTCCAATTAAGGATGGAAATAGTGTAGTATATAGTTTATCGATAGGAATTTCTGTGGATAATATGCAAAAAGTTATTAGAACAACTATTATAAAAAGTATAATTTGCGCTATAGCAGCCTTAATATTATCTGCTATTATGGGAATATTTATAGGAAGGCGAATTGCTAAGCCTATAGAAATCATTAAGGAAGCAATTGAGAGAGCAGGCGACGGAGACTTTACAGTAGAATATGAAATTACAGGGAAAGATGAAATAGGAAAGCTTGCAGCTGCAAGTGCTAAAACAAGAAAGAGCATGAGAGAACTTGTTAGAAAAACTAAAGTGATCTCAGAGAGTTTAAGTAATTTATCTAAAAACATTGAAAGTGGTGGTAGTACAGTAGCATTATCAAGTGAAGAAATCGCAGCTTCAGCAGTTAATGTATCGCAAGAAGGAATACAACAAGCAGAAGATTTAGAAGAAGCTGTTAGATTACTAGAAAGTTTTTCAATAGACTTGGATAATGTGGATAATAACTTAACTTTATTAGCTGATGGCGGAAGAACTATAAAAGAAGATACAAATAAAGGAGCAGAAGCTATAAATAAGTTAGCGGATAGTATTGATGATATGTTAAATTCATTTTTAGCATCAAAGGTTAAAATTGAAAATTTAGATAAAACTATATCGCAAATTAATTCAATAGTAGATGTGATAAATGGAGTAGCTAAACAGACTAACCTTTTAGCATTAAATGCATCTATTGAAGCAGCAAGGGCTGGCGAAGCAGGAAAAGGATTTTCGGTGGTAGCAGAAGAAATAAGAAAGTTAGCAGAAGAAGTTTTAAATTCATCAAAAAGCATAACTAAGTTAATAAATACAGTAATGAAGGAAACTCATGAAGTTTCTAGTACGACAGAACTTGTAACTCAAATAGTAGAAGATAGCAGAGCGAATATTAACAATGTGACAACTTCTTTTAAAGGAGTTATCAGTAAAGTAAATAACATTCCTAGTGACATTAATAAAGTACATATGGTACTTAAGGAAACCATGAATGGCAGAGATAAGATCTTAGGTACAGTTGAAAATATAGCTTCAAAATCACAAGAAATTTCATCACTTTCAGAAGAAGTAACTGCATCTACAGAGGAGCAGGCAGCGATAACAAATGAATTGTCTGTAACAGCAAAAAAACTAGTAAATATCTCAAAGGTATTAGAAAAGAATGTTTCTGATTTTAAAATATAA
- the pcrA gene encoding DNA helicase PcrA: MDLKALLNKEQYEGATTIDGQVLILAGAGSGKTRVLTHRIAHMIEDLNIAPYSILAITFTNKASKEMKDRVKALIGERAENMWISTFHSTCVRILRREIDKIGYKSSFTIYDSSDQKTLVKECMKSLNINDKDITEQEILGKIGKAKDKMQSVRSFMLENEANFREKKIADVYEMYQKRLKENNALDFDDLIFKTVELFKSNPEVLEFYQNKFKYIMVDEYQDTNGAQYQLVKLLAAKYKNICVVGDDDQCIYQWRGADIKNILDFEKDYPGAKVIKLEQNYRSKGNILNAANVVIVNNSNRKSKVLRTEQEAGNKIKIYRAYADSDEGDFVGKQILDIKNKESKNYNDFAILYRTNAQSRIFEESLRRKGIPYKIVGGTRFYDRKEIKDILAYLKVLVNPQDDISIRRIINVPKRSIGDATVAKVQEFATNFELNLWDSLSEVRGISTLTARNISCIEPFVALMENLMELSETVPVSVLIESILKDTGYMKQLQESNEIEDKSRIENLKELVSDAVDFEKSNEDKSLAAYLERVSLVQDTDKIEEEDDAIVLMTIHSAKGLEFPVVFMVGMENGIFPGNASFESESEMEESRRLCYVGITRAKETLFMTSAEVRRVFGKTMAYPQSDFINEIKPELKEYVSGEKSGIMSRERIMQSSSYTNPHSLRNSMNRTNIAGSGSGNTNIGNINTTKEAGTEYITSNEATLGRKVFHDKFGKGTIVAVQASGSDKKLTIAFDKQGVKSLLLSLAKLKMM; this comes from the coding sequence ATGGATTTAAAAGCATTACTTAATAAAGAGCAGTATGAAGGGGCAACTACAATTGATGGGCAGGTACTTATATTAGCAGGAGCAGGATCAGGTAAGACAAGAGTCCTAACTCATAGAATAGCTCATATGATTGAAGATTTGAATATTGCACCATACAGTATACTGGCTATTACTTTTACAAATAAGGCATCCAAGGAAATGAAGGATAGAGTTAAAGCACTTATTGGTGAAAGAGCTGAAAATATGTGGATATCCACTTTCCATTCAACTTGTGTTAGGATTTTAAGAAGAGAAATAGATAAAATAGGCTATAAAAGCAGCTTTACTATATATGATAGCTCAGATCAAAAAACTTTAGTCAAAGAGTGTATGAAGAGTCTTAATATTAATGATAAAGATATAACTGAGCAAGAGATACTTGGAAAAATCGGAAAAGCAAAAGATAAAATGCAAAGTGTAAGAAGCTTTATGTTGGAAAACGAAGCTAACTTTAGAGAAAAGAAAATTGCAGATGTCTATGAAATGTATCAGAAGAGACTTAAGGAAAACAATGCCTTAGATTTTGATGACTTGATTTTTAAGACAGTAGAACTTTTTAAAAGTAACCCAGAAGTGTTGGAATTTTATCAAAATAAATTTAAATATATAATGGTTGATGAATATCAAGATACTAATGGAGCTCAATATCAATTGGTAAAATTACTTGCAGCAAAATATAAGAATATATGTGTTGTAGGGGATGACGATCAATGTATTTACCAATGGAGAGGTGCAGATATAAAAAATATCTTAGATTTTGAAAAAGACTATCCAGGTGCCAAAGTCATAAAATTGGAACAAAATTATAGATCTAAGGGAAATATATTAAATGCAGCTAACGTTGTCATTGTTAATAATTCAAATAGAAAGAGCAAAGTATTACGAACAGAGCAGGAAGCAGGTAATAAGATTAAAATATACAGAGCTTATGCCGATAGTGATGAAGGGGATTTCGTTGGAAAGCAGATTTTAGATATAAAAAATAAAGAGAGTAAAAATTATAACGATTTTGCTATATTATATAGAACAAATGCTCAATCTAGAATTTTTGAAGAAAGTCTTAGAAGAAAAGGGATTCCATATAAAATTGTAGGAGGAACTCGTTTCTATGATAGAAAAGAAATAAAAGATATACTAGCGTATTTAAAGGTTCTCGTTAATCCACAAGATGACATAAGTATCAGAAGAATAATAAATGTGCCTAAAAGGAGCATAGGAGATGCAACTGTGGCTAAGGTACAGGAATTTGCAACAAACTTTGAACTTAATTTATGGGATTCTTTATCTGAAGTTAGGGGAATTTCAACATTAACAGCAAGAAATATTTCGTGTATAGAACCTTTCGTAGCACTAATGGAGAATTTGATGGAATTAAGTGAAACAGTGCCAGTTTCAGTGCTTATTGAATCTATCTTAAAAGATACCGGATATATGAAGCAATTACAGGAATCTAATGAAATTGAAGACAAGAGTAGAATTGAAAACTTAAAGGAATTGGTATCAGATGCTGTTGACTTTGAAAAAAGCAATGAAGATAAATCTTTAGCTGCATATTTAGAAAGAGTTTCTTTAGTTCAAGATACTGATAAAATTGAGGAAGAAGATGACGCAATAGTACTTATGACAATACATAGTGCAAAAGGACTAGAGTTCCCAGTAGTGTTTATGGTTGGTATGGAAAATGGTATTTTCCCAGGAAATGCATCATTTGAAAGCGAATCAGAGATGGAAGAGTCGAGAAGATTGTGTTATGTCGGGATAACTAGAGCAAAAGAGACATTATTTATGACTTCAGCGGAAGTAAGAAGAGTATTTGGTAAAACCATGGCATATCCTCAATCTGATTTTATTAATGAAATAAAGCCGGAACTTAAGGAATATGTAAGTGGAGAAAAATCAGGTATTATGAGCAGAGAAAGAATTATGCAAAGTAGTTCTTATACAAATCCGCATAGTTTACGAAATAGCATGAATAGAACAAATATCGCAGGGTCAGGCAGCGGGAACACTAATATAGGTAATATAAATACTACTAAGGAAGCTGGAACAGAATATATAACAAGTAATGAAGCGACTCTTGGTAGAAAAGTTTTTCATGATAAATTTGGAAAGGGAACTATTGTAGCAGTTCAAGCTTCTGGCAGCGATAAAAAGTTAACAATTGCCTTTGATAAGCAAGGAGTTAAATCATTGCTATTATCTCTTGCAAAGCTTAAAATGATGTAA
- the ligA gene encoding NAD-dependent DNA ligase LigA codes for MVDKIERIKELVEKLNRYSYEYYSLDNPSVSDKDYDEKYYELQELERETGYILPYSPTLRVGDVVLEGFKKYTHKAKLWSLDKAQSLQEIIDWHNRNVKFIEEMRNRGENLPDLKYVLTKKFDGLTINLTYNKEGILEIAATRGTGSIGEEVTAQVKTIKSIPLKIQSEDTLEVHGEAIMTQEAFDKYNEASDTPLKNLRNGAAGALRNLNVKETARRNLSAFFYDVGYKEGTPFKSYLEMMKFIKEQGLPVDEYIKVCSSIEEIQEQIDYIKGIRFDLNYDIDGLVIAIDDIRTRELLGYTIKFPKWAIAYKFEAQEAITKLLDVEWNIGRSGRVGPTAILEPVELAGVTVKRATLNNMDDIARKGVRIGAEVFIRRSNDVIPEIMGVVPESLEGSEEITVPETCPACGSHLVLNGAHYFCENTLSCKPQLVKSIVHYASREAMNIAGFSERTAEQLFEKLNIKSISDLYKLKEEELIGLEKFGAKKAQNLLEAIEKSKDCELDAFIYALGIPNVGAKTAKDLVDRFKSIEGLKNASFEELVEVKDVGDIVAQGVVAFFKEEKVLETIEELLALGVSPKFIEKEVIENPFEGKTVVATGSLVNYSRTEIKDKLESLGAKVAGSVSKKTDYVIAGEAAGSKLTKAQELGIKVLSEEEFEKILRG; via the coding sequence ATTGTGGATAAAATTGAAAGAATAAAAGAGCTCGTGGAAAAATTAAATAGATACTCTTATGAATATTATTCTCTAGATAATCCTTCTGTAAGTGATAAGGATTATGATGAAAAATATTATGAACTTCAAGAGTTAGAGAGAGAGACAGGATACATACTTCCATATTCTCCAACATTAAGAGTTGGGGATGTAGTTCTTGAAGGATTTAAGAAGTATACTCATAAAGCAAAGCTTTGGAGCTTGGATAAGGCTCAAAGCCTGCAAGAAATTATAGATTGGCATAATAGAAACGTTAAGTTCATTGAAGAAATGAGAAACAGGGGCGAAAATCTGCCGGATTTAAAATATGTACTTACCAAAAAGTTTGATGGATTAACAATTAATTTAACATATAATAAGGAAGGTATACTAGAAATTGCGGCGACAAGAGGAACTGGAAGCATCGGAGAAGAAGTAACGGCTCAGGTAAAAACGATAAAATCAATTCCGCTTAAAATTCAAAGTGAAGATACTTTAGAAGTTCACGGAGAAGCAATAATGACTCAGGAGGCCTTTGATAAATATAATGAAGCCTCTGATACCCCATTAAAAAACTTAAGGAATGGAGCAGCAGGTGCTTTAAGAAATCTTAATGTAAAAGAGACTGCTAGGAGAAATTTATCTGCGTTCTTTTATGATGTTGGATATAAGGAAGGAACTCCATTTAAAAGCTACTTAGAAATGATGAAATTTATAAAAGAACAAGGCTTACCAGTTGATGAGTACATTAAAGTATGTTCTTCCATAGAGGAGATTCAGGAGCAGATTGATTATATTAAAGGCATCAGATTTGATTTGAATTATGATATTGATGGATTAGTAATTGCAATAGATGATATTAGAACTAGAGAACTTTTAGGTTATACAATCAAATTTCCTAAATGGGCAATTGCATATAAATTTGAAGCTCAAGAAGCGATAACTAAGCTCTTAGATGTTGAGTGGAATATTGGAAGAAGCGGAAGAGTCGGTCCGACAGCGATACTTGAACCAGTTGAACTTGCAGGAGTCACAGTTAAAAGGGCTACCCTTAACAATATGGACGATATTGCAAGAAAAGGTGTTAGAATCGGAGCAGAAGTATTTATACGCAGAAGTAATGATGTTATACCTGAAATAATGGGCGTTGTACCAGAATCTTTAGAAGGTTCAGAAGAAATAACAGTTCCAGAAACATGTCCAGCATGTGGAAGTCACTTGGTTTTAAATGGCGCACACTATTTTTGCGAAAATACATTATCTTGTAAACCTCAATTAGTAAAGAGCATAGTTCATTATGCATCTAGAGAAGCAATGAATATAGCTGGCTTTTCAGAAAGGACAGCAGAGCAGTTGTTTGAGAAGCTTAATATTAAGTCAATTTCAGATTTATATAAATTAAAGGAAGAAGAATTGATAGGTTTAGAAAAGTTTGGCGCTAAGAAGGCACAAAATCTTTTAGAAGCCATTGAAAAAAGTAAAGATTGTGAATTAGATGCATTTATATATGCTTTAGGAATACCGAATGTAGGTGCAAAAACAGCAAAGGATTTGGTTGATAGATTTAAATCCATAGAGGGATTAAAAAATGCTTCTTTCGAAGAATTAGTTGAAGTTAAGGATGTAGGAGATATAGTTGCACAAGGTGTTGTTGCATTCTTTAAAGAAGAAAAGGTGCTAGAGACTATAGAGGAATTATTAGCTTTAGGAGTTAGTCCTAAGTTTATAGAAAAAGAAGTTATAGAAAATCCTTTTGAAGGAAAGACTGTTGTAGCTACAGGTTCACTTGTAAATTATTCTAGAACTGAAATAAAGGATAAACTAGAAAGCTTGGGAGCTAAAGTTGCAGGAAGTGTTAGTAAAAAAACAGATTATGTGATAGCAGGAGAAGCAGCTGGATCGAAATTAACTAAAGCACAGGAATTAGGAATTAAAGTTCTTTCGGAAGAGGAATTTGAGAAAATATTAAGGGGGTAA